In the genome of Marispirochaeta sp., one region contains:
- a CDS encoding ABC transporter permease, translating to MKPFPVLYKIRAFIKRDFLIAGSYQLNFVLTALNSLFILTLLYFIGGMVKTDSMGLEQYGGDYFAFVLIGYGFFQYFQLALTSFSAAIQREQLTGCLESMLGTQTAPETSILLSSLYSLLSSLLHLLLIFIVGSLVFKVNLMGMNLPLVVITFLLAVLVFVSFGILSAAFVLVLKKGDPVTWLITTLNFILGGAFFPLEQMPSWMLGIARFVPATYALDALRQGLINGAGFTEVWTSLAALSGMGLLLFPASLFVFNRAVRKARREGTLILY from the coding sequence ATGAAGCCCTTCCCTGTTCTGTATAAAATCCGCGCTTTTATAAAACGTGATTTTCTTATTGCCGGCAGTTACCAGCTGAACTTTGTTCTGACTGCCTTGAACTCGCTGTTTATTCTGACCCTGCTCTACTTTATCGGAGGCATGGTAAAAACGGACTCCATGGGCCTTGAACAGTACGGTGGAGACTACTTTGCCTTTGTGCTTATCGGATATGGTTTTTTTCAGTATTTTCAACTTGCCCTTACCAGTTTCTCCGCCGCCATTCAGCGGGAACAACTGACCGGCTGCCTTGAGTCCATGCTCGGTACCCAGACCGCGCCGGAAACCAGTATACTCCTTTCATCCCTCTACAGCCTGCTCTCCTCTTTACTGCATCTTCTGCTGATTTTTATTGTCGGAAGCCTTGTATTCAAGGTTAACCTAATGGGTATGAACCTCCCCCTGGTGGTGATCACCTTCCTGCTTGCGGTCCTGGTTTTTGTCAGCTTCGGGATACTCTCCGCCGCCTTTGTTCTGGTCCTGAAAAAGGGGGACCCCGTTACCTGGCTGATAACCACCCTGAACTTCATCCTGGGCGGGGCTTTTTTCCCCCTGGAGCAGATGCCGTCCTGGATGTTGGGTATCGCCCGTTTTGTCCCTGCCACCTACGCCCTGGATGCCCTGCGTCAGGGGCTGATAAACGGTGCCGGATTCACAGAGGTATGGACATCTCTGGCCGCCCTTTCCGGAATGGGGCTGCTGCTGTTTCCCGCAAGTCTTTTTGTGTTCAACCGGGCGGTTCGAAAAGCCCGCAGGGAAGGAACACTAATTCTTTACTGA
- a CDS encoding ABC transporter ATP-binding protein, translated as MIRVNQLDMRFPLAKRYREYLLKPFQSPRMITALQGVTLEIRQGERVGFLGPNGAGKTTLLKLIAGLLLPGSGSVVIKGFNTTTDNNRARKNSSLVINEERSFYWRLTGRQNLEFFGALENLSGRILRSRVQESLELVGLINAADKRVGTYSSGMKQRLAIARGLLSDPEILILDEPSRALDPEGAQELSRLILTTLHQDLSKTLLIATHRLEEARDLCDRLCVLSHGSLTADASLESVQKKWGSLLEFYREKVHL; from the coding sequence ATGATTCGTGTAAACCAGCTGGATATGCGCTTTCCTCTTGCAAAACGCTACAGGGAATACCTGCTTAAGCCTTTTCAATCTCCCCGGATGATTACCGCCCTGCAGGGAGTGACCCTGGAGATTCGACAGGGGGAACGCGTCGGGTTTCTCGGACCCAATGGTGCGGGTAAAACGACCCTCCTTAAACTGATTGCCGGGCTGCTGCTACCGGGTTCAGGTTCCGTTGTAATAAAGGGGTTTAATACCACAACGGACAACAACCGGGCACGAAAAAACAGTTCCCTGGTCATAAACGAAGAACGCAGTTTTTACTGGCGGCTGACGGGCCGGCAGAACCTGGAGTTCTTCGGCGCACTGGAAAATCTTTCCGGCAGAATACTCCGGTCCCGGGTTCAGGAGTCCCTGGAGCTGGTGGGGCTTATCAATGCTGCAGACAAACGGGTTGGAACCTACTCCAGCGGAATGAAGCAGCGCCTTGCCATTGCCAGGGGGCTTCTTTCGGACCCGGAGATCCTGATCCTCGATGAACCCTCCCGGGCCCTGGATCCCGAAGGTGCCCAGGAGTTGAGCCGGCTGATTCTCACCACCCTGCACCAGGACCTTTCCAAAACTTTGCTGATCGCGACTCACCGCCTGGAAGAGGCCAGGGATTTATGTGACCGCCTCTGCGTACTTTCTCACGGTTCACTGACCGCAGACGCAAGCCTGGAGTCGGTGCAGAAAAAGTGGGGAAGTCTGCTTGAGTTCTACAGGGAGAAGGTACACCTATGA
- a CDS encoding 4'-phosphopantetheinyl transferase superfamily protein: MITVVSAPADPSLPDSSEGKRILALLPPATRTRLAGLKYAEDLSRSLTAYSLLYHHLADFYDVSLESIVVEDGLHGKPELKVPGGVCFNCAHAEQWCVCAISAYPVGVDIERYTPVVDASLYVCLHSREFGYIQKIPEDRQNREFLNLWTMKEAYLKALGCGLLREPSTFAVICSDQGEVYIEDPFKPPGIYPRLFRRKDVPGFSLAACILVPYSERSA, from the coding sequence GTGATAACAGTAGTATCGGCTCCGGCGGATCCATCTCTTCCCGACAGTTCCGAGGGAAAAAGAATACTGGCTCTGCTTCCTCCTGCAACGCGGACTCGGCTTGCCGGGCTCAAGTATGCAGAGGATCTGTCCAGGTCCCTCACTGCCTATTCTCTGCTTTACCATCATCTTGCAGATTTCTACGATGTTTCTCTTGAAAGCATCGTTGTTGAAGATGGTCTTCATGGAAAACCGGAACTGAAAGTCCCCGGGGGAGTTTGTTTTAACTGTGCCCACGCTGAACAATGGTGTGTATGCGCCATCAGTGCGTACCCGGTCGGGGTGGATATAGAACGATACACTCCTGTCGTTGACGCTTCACTGTATGTCTGTCTTCATTCCCGGGAATTCGGGTATATACAAAAAATTCCGGAAGACAGACAGAACAGGGAGTTTCTGAATCTCTGGACCATGAAGGAAGCCTATCTGAAGGCCCTTGGATGCGGGCTTCTGCGGGAGCCATCAACGTTTGCTGTTATCTGCTCCGACCAGGGAGAAGTATATATAGAGGATCCATTCAAACCGCCTGGTATCTACCCCCGGCTGTTTCGGAGAAAAGATGTCCCAGGCTTCAGTCTTGCCGCATGTATCCTGGTTCCCTATAGTGAAAGATCAGCATGA
- a CDS encoding response regulator transcription factor codes for MDSQGGRKIILICADNLSNQMLVYSIKKELDIDCAIYSSPLDRFPEGSPLYQESLEAAENAFLFLVDCKDADIETMTRDLLDNPLLNDHLVAFYNLSNYSESEVKALTRRVRGFFYTDDSMELFLKGVNAIFNGEVWISRQILLRYIMNQADGYKNDADNSIQLTQREQQILSLMSAGVDNEEISDKLCISVNTVKTHMYNIYKKIQVSNRLQAALWAARNL; via the coding sequence ATGGATAGCCAGGGCGGCCGTAAAATTATCCTGATATGTGCCGACAACCTCAGCAACCAGATGCTGGTGTATTCAATAAAAAAAGAACTTGATATCGATTGCGCAATCTATAGTTCTCCTTTGGACAGATTTCCGGAAGGTTCTCCGTTGTATCAGGAGTCCCTTGAAGCTGCAGAGAATGCCTTTCTCTTTCTTGTTGACTGCAAGGACGCGGATATTGAGACTATGACTAGGGACCTGCTCGACAATCCCCTGCTAAATGACCATCTGGTAGCATTTTACAATCTGTCCAACTATTCCGAATCCGAAGTCAAAGCTCTGACCAGACGGGTACGGGGTTTTTTTTATACAGACGACAGCATGGAGCTTTTCCTGAAAGGGGTAAACGCGATTTTTAACGGGGAGGTATGGATCAGCCGGCAGATACTGCTGCGGTATATAATGAACCAGGCAGACGGTTATAAAAACGATGCCGACAATTCTATTCAACTGACCCAGCGGGAACAGCAGATCCTTTCTCTTATGAGTGCAGGTGTAGATAATGAGGAGATCAGCGACAAATTATGTATAAGCGTGAATACCGTCAAGACCCATATGTATAATATCTATAAAAAGATCCAGGTCTCCAACCGTCTGCAGGCCGCACTCTGGGCAGCAAGAAATCTTTAA
- a CDS encoding PilZ domain-containing protein produces the protein MEEKRGMTRYDLAVPAVVKVADGRSGLRDFKVYTRDVSSQGTFLKMEKPLELGRRVELEIYLSINKLQEFFKLDDQVCIKVRGEVIRIERDGVGISFDKRYTILPSVGGSVIPSADDLKEDA, from the coding sequence ATGGAAGAAAAACGTGGTATGACAAGGTATGATCTTGCCGTTCCTGCTGTGGTAAAAGTTGCCGACGGCCGCAGCGGATTACGGGATTTCAAGGTCTACACCCGGGATGTTTCCTCCCAGGGTACTTTTCTGAAAATGGAAAAGCCCCTCGAGCTTGGACGCCGGGTAGAACTTGAAATCTATCTTTCGATCAACAAGCTGCAGGAGTTCTTCAAACTCGATGACCAGGTCTGCATAAAGGTCAGGGGAGAGGTTATCCGGATAGAGCGGGATGGTGTGGGAATCAGTTTTGATAAACGCTATACCATTCTGCCGAGTGTGGGAGGCAGTGTAATTCCGTCGGCTGATGATTTAAAAGAGGATGCCTGA
- a CDS encoding sugar transferase — translation MRKVKVGTLWNPSLSKDLGKYGIYAKEAMARILQYERSRVDREGGCFSGVLFTPNGAGEKIKNLIEVLKNCTRLIDHLGWYDESSLCVLLTATEIEGAKLFAKKVAALLDAHYQNGNRPQYTFEVFRYPDEKHRKEIGNGAEEAGIYRNNKLRIDTHLIRRLSRNMPAWKRLLDIVGSLFGLAVLSPLLLLVALYIKVVSSGPVFYKSVRVGYKGRNFTFLKFRTMHADNDQGFHSQHATNFITRSDIPMEKLDEQDPRIIPGGRVLRKACIDELPQLINILRGQMSLVGPRPCIPYEAEKYLRWHAHRFNIVPGLTGLWQVSGKNKLTFREMIALDIAYSRKMSLRLDLKLIALTLPAILAMVGESVVRRLFGDQKVYD, via the coding sequence ATGAGAAAAGTAAAAGTAGGAACTTTGTGGAATCCGTCGTTAAGTAAAGATCTGGGAAAATACGGTATATACGCTAAAGAAGCCATGGCCCGGATACTGCAATATGAACGCAGCAGGGTAGACCGGGAAGGAGGCTGTTTTTCCGGGGTTCTGTTTACCCCAAACGGAGCAGGGGAAAAGATAAAAAATCTTATTGAGGTACTCAAGAACTGCACACGTCTTATCGACCATCTTGGCTGGTATGATGAATCGAGCCTCTGTGTTCTATTAACTGCTACCGAAATTGAAGGGGCAAAGCTGTTTGCGAAAAAGGTAGCTGCCCTGCTGGACGCGCACTACCAGAACGGGAACCGTCCGCAATACACCTTTGAAGTCTTTCGCTATCCTGATGAGAAACACCGGAAGGAGATCGGTAACGGAGCCGAGGAGGCTGGAATCTACCGTAACAACAAGCTCCGGATAGACACTCACCTGATACGCAGGTTGAGCAGGAACATGCCGGCATGGAAACGGCTGCTCGACATAGTCGGGTCCCTGTTCGGCCTTGCTGTTTTATCTCCCCTTTTACTTCTGGTCGCCCTGTATATAAAGGTGGTATCCTCAGGGCCCGTCTTTTACAAATCAGTCAGAGTCGGCTACAAGGGGAGGAATTTCACTTTTCTGAAATTTCGGACCATGCATGCTGACAATGACCAGGGGTTCCACTCCCAGCATGCAACCAATTTTATTACCCGCAGCGATATTCCTATGGAGAAGCTTGATGAGCAGGACCCCAGAATTATACCCGGCGGACGGGTACTGCGGAAGGCATGTATAGATGAACTTCCCCAGCTTATAAACATTCTGCGCGGACAGATGAGCCTTGTAGGGCCCCGGCCCTGCATACCCTACGAGGCGGAAAAGTACCTGCGCTGGCATGCCCACCGCTTTAACATTGTTCCGGGATTGACCGGACTGTGGCAGGTAAGCGGAAAAAACAAGCTGACCTTCAGGGAGATGATTGCCCTGGATATTGCCTACTCCAGAAAGATGTCCCTGAGGCTCGACCTGAAGCTTATAGCCCTTACCCTGCCGGCAATTTTGGCGATGGTAGGGGAGAGTGTTGTCCGCCGGCTCTTCGGCGATCAGAAGGTATATGATTGA
- a CDS encoding acyl carrier protein, whose product MSDTMVQSNEVKTALKDFLVSNFLFGQNSLQFDDGDSFLEKGIIDSTGILELISYLEETYRISVEDDELVPENLDSVNAVDAFVRRKLNGEAGANS is encoded by the coding sequence ATGTCGGATACCATGGTTCAATCAAATGAAGTAAAAACCGCTCTTAAGGATTTTCTGGTTTCCAATTTTTTGTTCGGACAGAACAGTCTGCAGTTTGATGATGGCGACTCCTTTCTGGAAAAGGGAATAATTGATTCCACCGGAATCCTGGAGCTGATCAGCTACCTGGAAGAGACCTACAGGATAAGCGTGGAAGACGATGAGCTGGTCCCGGAAAATCTGGATTCGGTAAATGCTGTGGATGCCTTTGTGCGGAGAAAGCTGAATGGAGAGGCCGGTGCGAACAGCTGA
- the nadE gene encoding NAD(+) synthase: MRTAETVFSQKSLELDAAVEAERIAESIRTVVSLKLKRQGVVVALSGGIDSSTVAALCVKALGSDKVFGLQMPEQHSSGDTLDLSGLVAESFGIESIHQDITEVLTALGCYSRQEAAYRRLIPEYGPGWRAKIVLPGVLESDRLRLFSLVAVSPEGRQIKKRLDHTTYLEIVAATNFKQRVRKMFEYYHADRLNYAVTGTPNRLEYDQGFFVKLGDGAADIKPIAHLYKSQVYQLAEYLGVPEEIRSRPPTTDTYSLPQSQEEFYFSLSYEKMDMCLYGKNNGIQREHVASAAGISLEQLDRVYADIEQKRRTTAYLHMAPQLVEKVL; encoded by the coding sequence GTGCGAACAGCTGAAACCGTCTTTAGTCAGAAGAGCCTGGAGCTTGACGCCGCTGTTGAGGCTGAGCGGATTGCTGAATCAATTCGTACTGTCGTATCTCTCAAGCTGAAACGGCAGGGTGTCGTGGTCGCCCTCTCCGGCGGTATCGACAGCAGTACAGTGGCCGCCCTGTGCGTAAAAGCTCTGGGGTCGGATAAAGTGTTTGGCCTGCAGATGCCGGAACAGCACTCCTCCGGAGACACCCTGGACTTAAGCGGCCTTGTTGCTGAGTCCTTTGGTATTGAGTCCATTCATCAGGATATAACAGAGGTTCTTACAGCCCTGGGATGTTACTCCCGTCAGGAAGCAGCCTACCGCAGGCTTATTCCTGAATATGGACCCGGATGGCGGGCCAAAATCGTTCTGCCGGGGGTACTGGAAAGCGATCGCCTGCGACTGTTTTCGCTGGTAGCTGTTTCGCCGGAGGGCAGGCAGATCAAAAAACGCCTGGACCATACAACGTATCTTGAGATTGTGGCTGCGACAAACTTCAAACAGCGGGTACGGAAAATGTTCGAATACTACCACGCGGACAGGCTGAACTACGCGGTTACCGGAACCCCCAATCGCCTGGAATATGACCAGGGATTTTTTGTTAAACTCGGAGATGGAGCCGCGGACATAAAACCCATAGCCCACCTGTATAAAAGCCAGGTCTATCAGCTTGCCGAGTACCTTGGCGTACCCGAAGAGATCCGAAGCCGTCCGCCCACGACGGATACCTATTCATTGCCCCAGTCCCAGGAGGAGTTCTACTTTTCCCTCTCCTACGAAAAGATGGACATGTGCCTGTACGGAAAAAACAACGGGATTCAGCGGGAGCACGTTGCCTCCGCCGCAGGGATTAGCCTTGAACAGCTGGACCGGGTCTACGCGGATATTGAACAGAAGCGTAGAACAACAGCCTATCTGCATATGGCTCCGCAGCTTGTTGAGAAGGTACTGTAA
- a CDS encoding glycosyltransferase family 2 protein yields MIDVSIIIVSYNTARLTCDAVASVYHRTRNISFEIIVVDNNSDDESVALLQQNFPSLRIICLETNIGFAAANNLAAETARGRYFLLLNPDTIVLSSSIDKIVSFADENPRYGIYGGSTFYGDMSRNPTAGWNMSTPWSLLCSASGLSSLFRDSRRFNPESLSWWNWNKPMEVDIVTGCFLLIPSELWHRLGGFDTRFYMYGEDADLCLRSAAINRFCIIVPDAEIIHFGGASESIRADKLIRLLRAKTQLFRKHWGNVGSTYAVIMLKIWSLSRTIVFRILTLFDKKHEGSFRSWQKVWISRREWSRKAEHVGVLSE; encoded by the coding sequence ATGATTGATGTTTCTATAATTATAGTAAGTTATAATACAGCAAGGTTAACGTGTGATGCAGTTGCATCTGTTTACCATCGGACCAGGAATATAAGCTTTGAAATTATAGTTGTCGATAACAATTCTGATGATGAATCTGTAGCGTTATTACAGCAAAATTTTCCGAGTCTTCGGATTATTTGTCTTGAAACAAATATCGGTTTCGCTGCGGCGAATAACCTGGCGGCAGAGACGGCTCGGGGAAGATATTTTCTACTTCTGAATCCGGATACTATTGTTTTAAGCTCCTCTATTGACAAGATTGTTTCATTCGCAGATGAGAATCCGCGTTATGGAATATACGGTGGATCAACATTTTATGGCGACATGAGTCGTAATCCAACTGCAGGCTGGAATATGTCAACGCCCTGGAGTTTGTTGTGTTCAGCCTCAGGGCTTAGTTCACTATTCCGCGATTCACGTCGTTTTAATCCGGAATCTCTGTCGTGGTGGAATTGGAATAAGCCAATGGAAGTTGATATTGTTACAGGCTGTTTTCTATTGATTCCCAGTGAGTTATGGCATCGTCTTGGAGGATTCGATACACGGTTTTATATGTATGGAGAAGATGCTGATCTTTGTCTGCGTTCTGCGGCCATTAATAGGTTTTGTATTATCGTCCCTGACGCTGAAATTATCCATTTCGGGGGAGCTTCGGAAAGCATCAGGGCAGATAAGTTAATCCGATTGTTAAGAGCGAAAACGCAGTTGTTTCGAAAACACTGGGGTAATGTCGGGTCCACCTATGCTGTAATCATGCTTAAAATATGGTCTTTAAGTAGAACTATTGTTTTCCGGATACTCACATTATTCGATAAAAAGCATGAAGGCTCATTTAGGTCATGGCAAAAAGTATGGATAAGCCGTCGAGAGTGGAGCCGGAAAGCAGAACATGTAGGAGTGCTCTCGGAATGA
- a CDS encoding glycosyltransferase family 2 protein, whose amino-acid sequence MISVIMPAYNEEAFIERSLRSLCSGAALGELEIIVVCNGCTDSTASKARKVSGPIKVLETGIPSKTNAMNIGDEIATGFPRFYVDADLIFSLDDLRKVAAVLNKNGVMAAAPEFVFDVIHSSSAVKAYYRVWKQMPYFDTGRIAGAYGLSREGRTRFGRFPTLTSDDGFVRLQFTPSERTTVKGSSALVSTPRKLSSLIKIKIRSQSGTTELRKKFPSLFRNETASPKSSLQRLLHNRFSTYEKLVYVCVSILARMGGKLNLFLGRKTWARDESSRELVAK is encoded by the coding sequence ATGATCTCTGTAATTATGCCGGCATATAACGAAGAAGCGTTTATAGAACGTTCTCTGCGAAGCTTATGCAGCGGAGCTGCTCTTGGTGAACTGGAAATTATTGTTGTGTGTAACGGATGTACAGATTCTACTGCATCGAAAGCGCGAAAAGTATCGGGTCCAATAAAAGTGCTGGAAACCGGCATTCCCTCCAAGACAAATGCGATGAATATAGGTGATGAAATAGCAACTGGTTTTCCACGTTTTTATGTAGATGCAGACCTTATTTTCAGCCTTGATGATTTACGAAAAGTCGCGGCGGTATTGAATAAAAACGGTGTTATGGCCGCAGCTCCAGAGTTCGTGTTTGATGTCATACATTCTTCCAGTGCTGTAAAAGCATATTACAGAGTATGGAAACAAATGCCGTATTTTGATACCGGACGTATCGCAGGAGCATATGGATTGTCAAGAGAAGGGAGAACCCGTTTCGGAAGGTTTCCGACACTCACTTCTGATGATGGATTTGTCAGATTACAATTTACCCCATCCGAAAGAACGACGGTAAAAGGTAGTAGCGCCCTTGTTTCTACGCCCAGAAAACTAAGTAGTCTGATTAAAATTAAAATTCGTTCGCAAAGCGGAACAACTGAATTACGGAAGAAATTTCCTTCGCTTTTTCGTAATGAAACAGCAAGTCCGAAAAGCAGTTTACAACGTCTTCTTCACAACAGGTTTTCGACATATGAAAAACTGGTATATGTATGCGTATCTATACTTGCCAGGATGGGTGGGAAATTAAATCTGTTTCTTGGCAGAAAAACATGGGCACGTGACGAATCTTCCCGTGAATTGGTAGCTAAATAA
- a CDS encoding glycosyltransferase, translated as MIFVTVGMQLAFDRLVNSVIKWSKLHGKMNIVFQVGPNGSCIEGYKCEEFLDSDEFNKLITQAEMVVSHAGMGTILKSLELAKPLIIMPRRAQLNEHRNDHQLHTAAKFSEYPGITTVYNEEKLHGALDESLTAEARTLISPYASDQLLNHIRQFIKTEM; from the coding sequence ATGATATTTGTTACTGTTGGCATGCAGCTCGCGTTTGACAGGCTTGTTAATTCTGTAATCAAATGGTCCAAACTTCATGGAAAAATGAATATTGTTTTTCAGGTGGGGCCGAATGGATCTTGCATCGAAGGCTATAAATGCGAGGAATTCCTCGATTCAGACGAGTTCAATAAATTGATAACACAAGCTGAAATGGTAGTATCTCATGCGGGAATGGGTACAATTCTGAAAAGTCTGGAATTGGCGAAACCTCTGATTATAATGCCACGCAGAGCACAATTGAATGAACATCGTAATGATCATCAACTCCATACTGCGGCTAAGTTTTCAGAGTATCCAGGTATTACGACTGTTTACAATGAAGAGAAACTGCATGGTGCCCTCGATGAATCCTTGACTGCTGAGGCAAGGACTTTGATTTCTCCTTATGCTTCTGACCAACTATTAAACCATATTCGTCAGTTTATAAAGACAGAAATGTAG
- a CDS encoding polysaccharide pyruvyl transferase family protein: MTKSVKNNEQKVKVKNGIVVFGASFATRNRGVSALAAASVELIEKYFPDNPIYLVFPGLSYKSSANSIFSSQVKRIKYICFRFNPFSRPSNSVVYITLGAILYRIIRFKQLRKLIKEYFPLINTVTTSRFVADIWGGDSFSDIYDLKRMCKRSFGSLLTLILDKKLILFPQSYGPYKTKGAQTLARIIIRYADWTLARTLENNWLYDINLQGIVKPVFCPDIAFTLKSIPPNENIDRFFSFNNSTTKPLVGLNISGLLYSGGYTGRNMFGLEFEYGKFIKNLCMLLINEENCNILFIPHTYGERNNTSSEDDLSASIIVKNSLDDNCKDNISIMDMYLNQHELKYIIGQTDFFIGSRLHACIAALSQEIPVLGIAYSHKFIDVFGSVDLSDLVVDGRTLSEYEACNKVRKYLNTRVEIQHRIRKNISMAVKTIESTFSALSKSV, from the coding sequence GTGACTAAATCCGTGAAAAATAATGAACAAAAAGTAAAAGTAAAAAATGGAATAGTTGTATTCGGAGCTTCTTTTGCAACAAGAAACCGAGGGGTATCAGCCTTAGCGGCTGCATCTGTTGAACTAATTGAAAAATATTTTCCTGATAATCCTATATATCTTGTCTTTCCAGGATTATCTTATAAGAGTAGTGCAAACAGTATATTTTCTTCTCAAGTTAAAAGAATTAAATATATTTGCTTTAGATTCAATCCATTTTCGCGACCAAGTAATAGTGTTGTATATATAACCTTGGGTGCAATTCTATATCGTATTATTAGATTTAAACAACTACGTAAGTTAATAAAGGAATATTTTCCCTTAATTAATACGGTCACTACTTCAAGGTTTGTAGCTGATATTTGGGGTGGTGATAGTTTTAGTGATATTTACGATTTAAAGAGGATGTGTAAGCGTTCGTTCGGAAGCCTATTAACACTTATTCTTGATAAAAAGCTTATACTTTTTCCACAAAGCTATGGTCCTTATAAAACAAAAGGTGCACAGACGTTAGCTCGTATTATTATTAGATATGCTGATTGGACCCTTGCTAGAACCCTGGAAAATAATTGGCTATATGATATAAATCTTCAAGGCATAGTTAAGCCAGTATTTTGTCCTGATATCGCATTTACGTTAAAGAGTATACCTCCGAATGAAAACATAGATAGATTTTTTTCTTTTAACAATTCTACGACAAAACCTCTTGTGGGATTGAATATTAGTGGACTTTTATATTCGGGCGGCTATACAGGGCGTAATATGTTTGGTCTTGAATTTGAGTATGGAAAATTCATCAAGAACTTGTGCATGTTATTAATAAATGAAGAAAACTGTAATATTCTTTTCATTCCACATACATATGGAGAAAGAAACAACACCAGTTCAGAGGACGATCTGTCTGCGTCAATTATTGTGAAGAATAGTCTGGATGATAATTGTAAGGACAATATAAGTATAATGGATATGTATTTAAATCAGCATGAACTAAAATATATAATAGGTCAAACTGATTTTTTTATTGGATCAAGACTACATGCATGTATAGCTGCATTATCACAAGAGATTCCAGTTCTTGGTATAGCATATAGTCATAAGTTTATTGATGTTTTTGGGTCAGTAGATTTATCAGATCTTGTAGTTGATGGACGGACACTTTCAGAATATGAAGCATGTAATAAGGTCCGGAAATATTTAAATACGCGGGTTGAGATCCAGCATCGGATAAGAAAGAATATATCTATGGCTGTAAAAACCATTGAATCAACATTTTCTGCTCTATCTAAATCAGTCTGA